Proteins encoded in a region of the Streptomyces akebiae genome:
- a CDS encoding RNA polymerase sigma factor: MLRRKARHVEGVQEPDDPLDVAQERRVRAVLALGGVPQSDLLDGVQQVRLRLLERAASGREAPRDVSAWAAVVASNLAMDWHRAKRRQERLGERLASLRQHEHPSGEDSSVLSLAVARGLDELPDALRQVLVLRFYADLPVRGIADELGIPEGTVKSRLHSAVRALRTRLHEDEVV, from the coding sequence GTGCTGCGCAGAAAGGCGCGCCACGTCGAGGGGGTCCAGGAGCCGGACGACCCGCTGGACGTGGCCCAGGAGCGGCGGGTGCGGGCCGTGCTCGCGCTCGGCGGTGTGCCGCAGTCGGACCTGCTGGACGGGGTACAGCAGGTACGGCTGCGGCTGCTGGAGCGGGCCGCGAGCGGCCGGGAGGCGCCGCGGGACGTGTCCGCGTGGGCGGCGGTGGTCGCCTCCAACCTGGCGATGGACTGGCACCGCGCCAAGCGCCGCCAGGAGCGTCTGGGGGAGCGGCTGGCCTCGCTGCGCCAGCACGAGCACCCCTCGGGCGAGGACTCCAGCGTGCTCTCGCTCGCCGTCGCCCGAGGCCTGGACGAGCTGCCCGACGCCCTGCGCCAGGTCCTCGTCCTGCGCTTCTACGCCGACCTGCCGGTACGCGGGATCGCCGACGAGCTCGGCATCCCCGAGGGCACGGTCAAGAGCAGGCTCCACTCGGCGGTCCGCGCCCTGCGCACCCGCCTGCACGAGGACGAGGTGGTGTGA
- the pepN gene encoding aminopeptidase N yields MPGTNLTRDEAQQRAALLSVDSYEIDLDLSGAQGGGTSRSSEAEGGGGTYRSVTTVRFDVAENGATSFIDLVAPTVHEVTLNGDALDPAEVFADSRIALPGLLEGRNILRVVADCAYTNTGEGLHRFVDPVDEQAYLYTQFEVPDARRVFASFEQPDLKATFQFTVKAPSGWTVISNSPTPEPKDDVWVFEPTPRISTYITALIVGPYHSVHSVYEKDGQSVPLGIYCRPSLAEYLDSDAIFEVTRQGFDWFQEKFDYAYPFEKYDQLFVPEFNAGAMENAGAVTIRDQYVFRSKVTDAAYEVRAETILHELAHMWFGDLVTMEWWNDLWLNESFATYTSIACQADAPGSRWPHSWTTFANSMKTWAYRQDQLPSTHPIMAEIRDLDDVLVNFDGITYAKGASVLKQLVAYVGQDEFFRGVQAYFKAHAFGNTRLSDLLGALEETSGRDLKAWSKAWLETAGINVLRPEIETDEHGVITSFAIRQEAPALPTGAKGEPTLRPHRIAVGLYELDDDSGKLVRDERVELDVDGELTAVPQLVGKRRPAVVLLNDDDLSYAKVRLDEQSLAFVTEHLGDFESSLPRALCWASAWDMTRDAELATRDYLSLVLSGIGKESDIGVVQSLHRQVKLAIELYADPTAREALLTRWTDATLAHLRAAEAASDHQLAWARAFAATARTPEQLDLLEALLEGTQTIEGLAVDTELRWSFVQRLAAVGRYDEAEIAGEYERDKTAAGERHAATARASRPTPEAKAEAWSQVVESDELPNAVQEAVIGGFVQTDQRDLLAPYTDKYFEVVKSIWDSRSHEIAQQIAVGLYPAVQVSTDTLHKTDTWLTTAEPNAALRRLVSESRSGVERALRAQAADAAAPSE; encoded by the coding sequence GTGCCTGGCACAAACCTGACCCGCGACGAGGCTCAGCAGCGGGCGGCGCTGCTCAGCGTCGACTCGTACGAGATCGATCTCGACCTCTCCGGCGCGCAGGGTGGGGGTACCTCCCGCTCGAGCGAAGCCGAGGGCGGGGGAGGCACCTACCGGTCCGTGACCACGGTGCGCTTCGACGTCGCGGAGAACGGCGCCACGTCCTTCATCGACCTGGTGGCCCCGACCGTCCACGAGGTGACCCTCAACGGCGACGCGCTGGACCCGGCGGAGGTCTTCGCGGACTCCCGGATCGCGCTCCCCGGCCTGCTGGAGGGCCGCAACATCCTGCGGGTCGTGGCCGACTGCGCGTACACCAACACGGGTGAGGGTCTGCACCGGTTCGTCGACCCGGTCGACGAACAGGCTTACCTGTACACCCAGTTCGAGGTCCCGGACGCCCGCCGCGTCTTCGCGTCGTTCGAGCAGCCGGACCTGAAGGCCACCTTCCAGTTCACCGTGAAGGCCCCGAGCGGCTGGACCGTCATCTCCAACTCGCCGACGCCGGAGCCCAAGGACGACGTCTGGGTCTTCGAGCCGACGCCCAGGATCTCGACGTACATCACGGCGCTCATCGTCGGCCCGTACCACTCCGTGCACAGCGTGTACGAGAAGGACGGGCAGAGCGTGCCGCTCGGCATCTACTGCCGGCCGTCGCTCGCCGAATACCTGGACTCCGACGCGATCTTCGAGGTCACCCGGCAGGGATTCGACTGGTTCCAGGAGAAGTTCGACTACGCGTACCCGTTCGAGAAGTACGACCAGCTGTTCGTACCGGAGTTCAACGCGGGCGCGATGGAGAACGCGGGCGCGGTGACCATTCGCGACCAGTACGTCTTCCGCTCGAAGGTGACGGACGCCGCGTACGAGGTCCGCGCCGAGACCATCCTCCACGAACTGGCCCACATGTGGTTCGGCGACCTGGTGACGATGGAGTGGTGGAACGACCTGTGGCTGAACGAGTCGTTCGCCACCTACACGTCGATCGCCTGCCAGGCGGACGCCCCGGGCTCGCGCTGGCCGCACTCGTGGACCACGTTCGCCAACTCCATGAAGACCTGGGCGTACCGGCAGGACCAGCTGCCGTCCACGCACCCGATCATGGCGGAGATCCGCGACCTGGACGACGTGCTCGTCAACTTCGACGGCATCACCTACGCGAAGGGGGCTTCCGTCCTGAAGCAGCTCGTCGCGTACGTCGGCCAGGACGAGTTCTTCCGGGGCGTGCAGGCGTACTTCAAGGCGCACGCGTTCGGCAACACGCGCCTGTCCGATCTGCTGGGCGCCCTGGAGGAGACCTCCGGCCGCGATCTGAAGGCCTGGTCGAAGGCGTGGCTGGAGACGGCCGGCATCAACGTCCTGCGCCCGGAGATCGAGACGGACGAGCACGGCGTCATCACCTCCTTCGCGATCCGCCAGGAGGCCCCGGCGCTGCCGACCGGCGCGAAGGGCGAGCCGACGCTGCGCCCGCACCGCATCGCGGTCGGCCTGTACGAACTGGACGACGACAGCGGCAAGCTGGTCCGGGATGAGCGGGTCGAGCTGGACGTCGACGGTGAACTGACCGCCGTACCGCAGCTGGTGGGCAAGCGCCGCCCGGCCGTGGTCCTCCTCAACGACGACGACCTGTCGTACGCCAAGGTCCGCCTGGACGAGCAGTCGCTGGCCTTCGTCACCGAGCACCTCGGGGACTTCGAGTCCTCCCTGCCCCGTGCGCTGTGCTGGGCCTCGGCCTGGGACATGACCCGCGACGCCGAACTCGCGACCCGCGACTACCTGTCCCTGGTGCTCTCCGGCATCGGCAAGGAGTCCGACATCGGTGTCGTGCAGTCGCTGCACCGTCAGGTGAAGCTGGCGATCGAGCTGTACGCCGACCCGACGGCCCGCGAGGCGCTGCTGACCCGCTGGACGGACGCCACGCTCGCGCACCTGCGCGCGGCCGAGGCCGCCTCCGACCACCAGCTGGCATGGGCCCGCGCGTTCGCGGCGACCGCTCGCACCCCCGAGCAGTTGGACCTCCTGGAGGCCCTGCTGGAGGGGACGCAGACGATCGAGGGGCTGGCCGTCGACACCGAGCTGCGCTGGTCGTTCGTGCAGCGGCTCGCGGCGGTGGGCCGCTACGACGAGGCGGAGATCGCCGGCGAGTACGAGCGCGACAAAACGGCCGCCGGTGAGCGTCACGCGGCCACCGCGCGTGCCTCCCGCCCGACGCCCGAGGCCAAGGCCGAGGCCTGGTCCCAGGTCGTCGAGTCGGACGAGCTCCCCAACGCGGTCCAGGAAGCGGTCATCGGCGGCTTCGTCCAGACCGACCAGCGTGACCTCCTCGCCCCGTACACCGACAAGTACTTCGAGGTCGTCAAGTCCATCTGGGATTCCCGCTCCCACGAGATCGCCCAGCAGATCGCGGTCGGCCTGTACCCGGCCGTCCAGGTCTCGACGGACACCCTCCACAAGACCGACACCTGGCTGACCACGGCCGAGCCCAACGCTGCCCTGCGCCGCCTGGTCTCGGAGTCCCGCTCGGGCGTCGAACGCGCCCTGAGGGCACAGGCCGCGGACGCGGCGGCGCCCTCGGAGTGA
- the malQ gene encoding 4-alpha-glucanotransferase, whose amino-acid sequence MTEDPGGPSPTPGTPLARLAALHGVATSYSPSPDRTVAASDGAVVAVLAALDVDASTPEAVRTALTARERELAARLLPPTVVHWADGEPPAALTALPEGTRLRVETEQGEVRPTAEKLPPGVHTLRATAPDGRTAEAHLVVAPARLPAPPGRTYGLLVQLYSLLSRRSWGMGDLGDLAELSAWAGRALGAGFIQVNPLHAAVPGDPTDPSPYRPSSRRYPDPVHLRVEDVPEYPYALSEAATASSPDDRDRLGALLERAARLRESVLAKGELIDRDAVWDLKRAALELVRAVPLGPGRRAAYCDFLAEEGQALEDHATWCALAEVHGSDWSRWPTGLRDPRSAETARARAELMDRVDFHTRLAWLTDAQLGTAQRSARDAGMPIGLVHDLAVGVHPGGADAWAQQEYFAAGMSVGAPPDAFNSRGQDWGLPPWRPDRLAASGYAPYRRLLRALLRHAGALRIDHVMGLFRLWWVPQGEAPTEGTYVRYDADAMLAILVLEAERAGALVIGEDLGTVEPGVREALDARGVLGTSVLWFERDWDGTGRPLPPERWRANCLATATTHDLPPTASRLTCDHVDLRHGLGLLTRSLDEERAEAAADAGEWLALLARLGLLDGAGGGISSTSEEAQIQALHRFLVRTPARMIGLWLPDTLGDRRPQNLPGTWDQYPNWRLPIADAAGRPVTLEELAASPRLYALVDVLRGVGGGG is encoded by the coding sequence ATGACAGAAGATCCAGGGGGTCCGAGCCCGACGCCCGGGACCCCACTGGCCCGGCTCGCCGCCCTGCACGGCGTCGCCACCTCCTACAGCCCCTCACCGGACCGTACGGTCGCGGCCTCGGACGGCGCGGTCGTGGCCGTCCTCGCCGCGCTGGACGTCGACGCGAGCACCCCCGAGGCCGTGCGCACCGCTCTCACCGCGCGCGAACGGGAGCTGGCCGCACGGCTGTTGCCGCCCACCGTGGTCCACTGGGCCGACGGCGAACCCCCCGCCGCGCTGACCGCCCTCCCGGAGGGCACCCGGCTGCGCGTCGAGACGGAACAGGGTGAGGTCCGCCCCACGGCGGAGAAGCTGCCCCCGGGCGTGCACACCCTGCGCGCCACCGCCCCCGACGGCCGCACCGCCGAGGCCCACCTGGTCGTGGCCCCTGCCCGGCTGCCCGCCCCGCCCGGCCGTACGTACGGCCTCCTCGTCCAGCTCTACTCCCTCCTCTCGCGGCGCAGCTGGGGCATGGGCGACCTGGGGGACCTCGCCGAGCTCTCCGCCTGGGCCGGCCGCGCCCTGGGTGCCGGATTCATCCAGGTCAACCCGCTGCACGCGGCCGTACCCGGCGACCCCACCGACCCCTCCCCCTACCGCCCCTCCTCCCGTCGCTATCCGGACCCCGTGCACCTGCGCGTGGAGGACGTACCGGAATACCCGTACGCCCTGTCGGAGGCCGCCACCGCCTCGTCCCCGGACGACCGCGACCGCCTCGGCGCGCTGCTGGAGCGGGCCGCCCGCCTGCGGGAATCCGTTCTGGCCAAGGGCGAACTGATCGACCGGGACGCGGTGTGGGACCTCAAGCGGGCGGCGCTGGAACTGGTGCGCGCCGTACCGCTCGGTCCCGGGCGGCGGGCCGCGTACTGCGACTTCCTGGCCGAGGAGGGCCAGGCGCTGGAGGACCACGCCACCTGGTGCGCGCTCGCCGAGGTCCACGGCTCCGACTGGTCGCGCTGGCCCACGGGCCTGCGTGACCCGCGCTCCGCCGAAACGGCCCGCGCCCGTGCCGAGTTGATGGACCGCGTCGACTTCCACACCCGTCTGGCCTGGCTCACCGACGCCCAACTCGGCACCGCGCAGCGCTCCGCGCGCGACGCCGGGATGCCGATCGGCCTGGTGCACGACCTGGCGGTCGGGGTCCACCCCGGCGGCGCCGACGCCTGGGCCCAGCAGGAGTACTTCGCGGCCGGCATGTCCGTCGGCGCGCCCCCCGACGCCTTCAACTCCCGGGGCCAGGACTGGGGCCTGCCCCCCTGGCGCCCCGACCGCCTCGCCGCGTCCGGATACGCCCCCTACCGGCGCCTCCTGCGCGCCCTGCTGCGCCACGCGGGCGCCCTCCGCATCGACCACGTCATGGGGCTGTTCCGCCTCTGGTGGGTCCCGCAGGGCGAGGCCCCGACCGAAGGCACGTACGTCCGCTACGACGCCGACGCCATGCTCGCGATCCTGGTCCTGGAGGCCGAACGGGCCGGGGCCCTGGTGATCGGCGAGGACCTGGGCACGGTCGAGCCCGGCGTACGCGAGGCGCTCGACGCCCGCGGTGTGCTGGGCACGTCCGTCCTCTGGTTCGAACGTGACTGGGACGGCACGGGTCGCCCCCTCCCGCCCGAACGCTGGCGGGCGAACTGTCTCGCCACCGCCACCACCCACGACCTCCCGCCCACCGCCTCCCGGCTGACCTGTGACCACGTCGACCTGCGCCACGGCCTCGGGCTGCTCACTCGCTCCCTGGACGAGGAACGGGCGGAGGCGGCCGCCGACGCGGGCGAATGGCTCGCCCTCCTCGCCCGGCTGGGGTTGTTGGACGGGGCCGGTGGCGGCATCTCCTCGACCTCCGAGGAGGCCCAGATCCAGGCCCTCCACCGCTTTCTGGTCCGCACCCCGGCCCGCATGATCGGCCTCTGGCTCCCCGACACGCTCGGCGACCGCCGCCCGCAGAACCTGCCGGGCACGTGGGACCAGTATCCGAACTGGCGCCTGCCGATCGCCGACGCGGCGGGGCGGCCGGTGACGCTGGAGGAACTGGCGGCGTCGCCTCGGTTGTACGCGTTGGTGGATGTGTTGCGGGGGGTGGGTGGGGGCGGCTGA
- a CDS encoding aspartate-semialdehyde dehydrogenase, with translation MRVGIVGATGQVGTVMRKILKDRDFPTRELRLFASARSAGSVIDGVTVEDAATADYSGLDIVLFSAGGATSKALAEKVASQGAVVIDNSSAWRRDPEVPLVVSEVNPHAIADRPKGIIANPNCTTMAAMPVLRPLHEEAGLEALVVATYQAVSGSGLAGVAELHGQVQKVAADADKLTHDGSAVDFPEPGVYKRPIAFNVLPLAGSIVDDGLHETDEEQKLRHESRKILEIPGLKVSGTCVRVPVFSGHSLQINARFARPIGVERATELLAGAPGVALSDIPTPLQAAGQDPSFVGRIRADETVDNGLALFVSNDNLRKGAALNAVQIAELVAAELSEK, from the coding sequence GTGAGGGTCGGAATCGTCGGAGCCACCGGTCAGGTCGGCACGGTCATGCGCAAGATCCTCAAGGACCGCGACTTCCCGACGCGCGAGCTGCGCCTGTTCGCGTCCGCCCGCTCGGCCGGCTCGGTCATCGACGGCGTGACGGTCGAGGACGCGGCGACCGCCGACTACTCCGGCCTCGACATCGTCCTGTTCTCCGCGGGCGGCGCGACCTCGAAGGCGCTGGCCGAGAAGGTGGCGTCGCAGGGCGCGGTCGTGATCGACAACTCCTCCGCGTGGCGCCGCGACCCCGAGGTGCCCCTCGTGGTCTCCGAGGTGAACCCGCACGCGATCGCCGACCGCCCCAAGGGCATCATCGCCAACCCGAACTGCACGACGATGGCCGCGATGCCGGTCCTGCGTCCGCTGCACGAGGAGGCGGGCCTCGAAGCGCTGGTCGTCGCCACCTACCAGGCGGTCTCCGGCTCCGGTCTCGCGGGCGTCGCGGAGCTGCACGGCCAGGTCCAGAAGGTCGCGGCCGACGCGGACAAGCTGACGCACGACGGCTCGGCGGTCGATTTCCCCGAGCCCGGCGTCTACAAGCGGCCCATCGCCTTCAACGTGCTCCCGCTCGCGGGTTCGATCGTCGACGACGGTCTGCACGAGACGGACGAGGAGCAGAAGCTCCGCCACGAGTCCCGCAAGATCCTGGAGATCCCCGGCCTCAAGGTCTCCGGCACCTGCGTGCGCGTCCCGGTCTTCTCCGGGCACTCCCTCCAGATCAACGCCCGCTTCGCCCGCCCGATCGGCGTGGAGCGCGCGACGGAGCTGCTGGCCGGCGCCCCGGGCGTCGCCCTCTCCGACATCCCGACCCCTCTCCAGGCCGCAGGCCAGGACCCCTCCTTCGTCGGCCGCATCCGCGCCGACGAGACCGTGGACAACGGCCTCGCCCTGTTCGTCTCCAACGACAACCTCCGCAAGGGCGCCGCGCTGAACGCGGTCCAGATCGCGGAGCTGGTGGCGGCGGAGCTGAGCGAGAAGTAG
- a CDS encoding EamA family transporter, which translates to MTAHTAHTTPQAASRLPVIALTALAPISWGTTYAVTTEFLPADRPLFTGLVRALPAGLLLLALSRTLPRGVWWGKAAVLGALNIGAFFPLLFLSAYRLPGGMAAVVGSVGPLFVAGLATVLLGERPTVRTLLTGIAAALGVSLVVLKAAGALDTVGVVAALASTASMSTGTVLTKRWGRPAGVGPLALTGWQLTAGGLLIAPLALLVEGAPPALDGRAIGGYLYLALANTAVSYWLWFRGIGRLSATQVTFLGPLSPLTAAVVGWAALGQALTPLQLLGMAVAFGATVLGQLRPRPTGLLAPPTPTPTPSPSGGRLPGVPLVGRADRDRTHR; encoded by the coding sequence ATGACCGCGCACACCGCGCACACCACCCCGCAGGCCGCGAGCCGTCTCCCTGTCATCGCCCTGACCGCGCTCGCTCCCATCTCCTGGGGCACCACGTACGCGGTGACGACGGAGTTCCTGCCCGCCGACCGGCCCCTGTTCACGGGCCTGGTGCGCGCGCTTCCGGCAGGTCTGCTGCTCCTGGCGCTCTCGCGCACACTGCCGCGCGGGGTCTGGTGGGGGAAGGCCGCGGTGCTGGGCGCGCTGAACATCGGTGCCTTCTTCCCGCTGCTCTTCCTCTCCGCGTACCGGCTGCCGGGCGGTATGGCGGCGGTCGTCGGTTCGGTCGGCCCGCTGTTCGTCGCGGGCCTGGCGACCGTGCTGCTGGGGGAGCGGCCGACCGTCCGCACGCTGCTCACCGGGATCGCGGCGGCCCTCGGCGTCAGCCTGGTCGTCCTGAAGGCGGCGGGGGCGCTGGACACGGTCGGCGTCGTCGCGGCGCTCGCCTCCACCGCCTCCATGTCCACCGGCACCGTCCTCACCAAGCGCTGGGGCCGCCCCGCCGGTGTCGGCCCCCTCGCCCTGACCGGATGGCAACTGACCGCCGGTGGCCTCCTGATCGCCCCGCTCGCCCTGCTCGTCGAGGGCGCGCCCCCGGCCCTGGACGGCCGCGCGATCGGCGGCTACCTCTACCTGGCCCTCGCCAACACCGCCGTCTCCTACTGGCTCTGGTTCCGGGGCATCGGCCGGCTCTCCGCCACCCAGGTCACCTTCCTCGGCCCGCTCTCCCCCCTGACGGCGGCCGTGGTCGGCTGGGCGGCCCTCGGGCAGGCCCTCACACCCCTGCAGCTCCTGGGCATGGCCGTCGCCTTCGGCGCGACCGTCCTGGGCCAGCTCCGGCCGCGCCCCACCGGCCTCCTGGCACCCCCGACCCCGACCCCGACGCCGTCGCCGTCAGGCGGACGACTGCCGGGAGTGCCGCTCGTCGGTCGTGCCGACCGGGACCGCACCCACCGGTGA
- a CDS encoding TetR/AcrR family transcriptional regulator, which yields MTDTEPAPAAPPAPPERAPRRSDTTRHAILQAARERFAADGYERATIRAIARDARIDPSMVMRYYGSKEGLYAAALDVDLRLPDPDAFDARDVGRLLVSHFLDLWEENEMLTAMLRVGTTNQAGAERMQGVFRDQLLPLARHVCPHPEQAATRAALCASQVLGLALTRYVLRFGPTVALSREEIEQWMGPTVQRYLTAHRA from the coding sequence ATGACCGACACGGAACCCGCGCCCGCAGCGCCACCCGCACCTCCCGAACGGGCACCCCGCCGCTCCGACACCACCCGGCACGCGATCCTCCAGGCGGCGCGCGAGCGGTTCGCGGCCGACGGGTACGAGCGGGCCACCATCCGCGCGATCGCCAGGGACGCGCGGATCGATCCGTCGATGGTCATGCGGTACTACGGCTCGAAGGAGGGGCTGTACGCGGCTGCCCTCGACGTCGATCTGCGGCTGCCGGACCCGGACGCGTTCGACGCGCGGGACGTGGGCCGGCTGCTGGTGAGCCACTTCCTCGACCTCTGGGAGGAGAACGAGATGCTCACCGCGATGCTCCGGGTCGGCACCACCAACCAGGCGGGCGCGGAACGGATGCAGGGGGTCTTCCGGGACCAGTTGCTGCCGCTCGCCCGGCATGTGTGCCCCCACCCGGAGCAGGCGGCGACCCGGGCGGCCCTCTGCGCGTCACAGGTGCTGGGGCTGGCACTGACGCGTTACGTCCTGCGCTTCGGGCCGACCGTGGCGCTGAGCCGCGAGGAGATCGAGCAGTGGATGGGGCCGACGGTGCAGCGGTATCTCACGGCCCACCGGGCGTAG
- a CDS encoding MarR family winged helix-turn-helix transcriptional regulator yields the protein MNPRSEPGRPLRDPVDAIIDQWAAARPDLDTTAMEVFGRVNRLSRTLGDRMEKVYARFGISRGEFDVLATLRRSGEPFTLSPRQLSATLMLTTGGMTGRLDKLERAGLLRRSPDPHDRRALQVTLTDEGLRLADEALGAGLAVQTEALAHLNDEQAGQLADLLRLLVVGTGS from the coding sequence ATGAACCCGCGTTCCGAGCCCGGCCGGCCCCTCCGCGATCCCGTCGACGCGATCATCGACCAGTGGGCGGCCGCGCGGCCCGACCTCGACACCACCGCCATGGAGGTGTTCGGCCGCGTCAACCGGCTCTCGCGCACCCTCGGCGACCGGATGGAGAAGGTCTACGCGCGGTTCGGGATCTCGCGCGGCGAGTTCGACGTGCTCGCGACCCTGCGGCGGTCCGGCGAGCCGTTCACGCTCTCGCCGCGTCAGCTCTCCGCCACCCTCATGCTCACCACCGGCGGCATGACCGGCCGCCTCGACAAGCTGGAACGCGCGGGCCTCCTGCGCCGCTCCCCCGACCCGCACGACCGCCGCGCTCTCCAGGTCACCCTCACCGACGAGGGCCTGCGCCTGGCCGACGAGGCACTCGGAGCGGGCCTCGCCGTCCAGACCGAGGCCCTCGCCCACCTGAACGACGAACAGGCCGGCCAACTGGCCGACCTGTTGAGGCTGCTGGTGGTGGGCACGGGGTCCTGA
- a CDS encoding FAD-dependent monooxygenase has translation MNGKRDDNTSPIPRSQGAQDARDPRGVIVVGAGPTGLLLAGDLAAVGVPVTLVEKRQHRISNLSRAFVAHARTLEQLDARGIADALEAEGRPLDRIALFGRLSVRLDTLPSRFNHLLVIPQYEVEKVLERRAVEAGVRFRYETEVTAVEQGGSAGGAGDAGGVAVDVRTADGGTDRLTAAYVVGTDGHRSAVREAVGLPFPGKSVIRSVVLADVRLDEQPDEALTANAVGDAFAFIAPFGDGYHRVIGWHRGRDVPDSEPLDLDEVREITRLALGRDYGMRDARWMSRFHCDERQAPAYRVGRVFLAGDAAHVHTPAGGQGMNTGLQDAANLGWKLAAVLGGHADPALLDSYEAERHPVGRAVLRSSGGIVRLAMAKSPWALALRAALTTFVNHVPPARTRAIGQITGIGYRYPAPRGAHRLVGTRVPDVALSTGRLYESLRGGRFVLIGPRGADRPRALGTLGDRLAVATWTSDRRTTVLVRPDGYVAWAAEGADDAAVGEALAEWLGAAALGAAA, from the coding sequence ATGAACGGCAAGCGCGACGACAACACCTCTCCCATCCCTCGCAGCCAGGGCGCCCAGGACGCCCGGGACCCCCGGGGCGTCATCGTGGTGGGCGCCGGTCCCACCGGACTGCTGCTGGCCGGCGACCTCGCCGCCGTCGGCGTCCCCGTCACCCTCGTCGAGAAGCGCCAGCACCGGATCAGCAACCTCTCCAGGGCCTTCGTCGCGCACGCCCGCACCCTGGAGCAGCTCGACGCCCGGGGCATCGCCGACGCCCTGGAGGCCGAGGGCCGGCCCCTCGACCGCATCGCCCTCTTCGGACGTCTCTCCGTCCGCCTCGACACCCTCCCGTCCCGCTTCAACCACCTCCTGGTGATCCCGCAGTACGAGGTCGAGAAGGTCCTGGAGCGGAGGGCGGTGGAGGCCGGCGTGCGGTTCCGGTACGAGACGGAGGTGACGGCGGTCGAGCAGGGCGGGAGCGCGGGCGGAGCCGGGGACGCCGGCGGTGTCGCGGTCGACGTGCGGACGGCGGACGGCGGGACGGACCGGCTGACCGCCGCGTACGTCGTCGGGACGGACGGACACCGCAGCGCGGTACGCGAGGCGGTCGGGCTGCCGTTCCCGGGGAAGTCCGTCATCCGCTCCGTGGTCCTCGCGGACGTACGGCTCGACGAGCAGCCGGACGAGGCGCTGACCGCGAACGCGGTCGGCGACGCCTTCGCCTTCATCGCGCCCTTCGGTGACGGTTACCACCGGGTCATCGGCTGGCACCGGGGCCGCGACGTGCCCGACAGCGAGCCGCTCGACCTCGACGAGGTCAGGGAGATCACCCGACTGGCGCTCGGTCGCGACTACGGCATGCGGGACGCCCGCTGGATGTCCCGTTTCCACTGCGACGAGCGCCAGGCCCCCGCGTACCGGGTCGGCCGGGTCTTCCTCGCCGGTGACGCGGCCCATGTCCACACCCCGGCCGGCGGACAGGGCATGAACACCGGCCTCCAGGACGCCGCGAACCTCGGCTGGAAGCTCGCCGCCGTCCTGGGCGGCCACGCGGACCCGGCTCTGCTCGACAGCTACGAGGCCGAACGCCACCCCGTCGGCAGGGCCGTGCTCCGCAGCAGCGGCGGCATCGTCCGTCTCGCCATGGCCAAGTCCCCCTGGGCGCTGGCGCTGCGCGCCGCCCTGACCACCTTCGTCAACCACGTGCCCCCGGCCCGCACCCGCGCGATCGGCCAGATCACCGGCATCGGCTACCGGTACCCCGCCCCGCGCGGCGCCCACCGCCTGGTCGGCACCCGCGTACCGGACGTCGCCCTCAGCACCGGCCGCCTCTACGAGTCCCTGCGCGGCGGCCGGTTCGTCCTCATCGGCCCGCGTGGCGCGGACCGGCCCCGTGCCCTCGGCACCCTCGGGGACCGTCTCGCCGTGGCGACCTGGACGAGCGACCGCCGTACCACCGTCCTCGTCCGTCCCGACGGCTACGTGGCCTGGGCTGCGGAGGGCGCGGACGACGCGGCGGTCGGGGAGGCGCTGGCGGAGTGGCTGGGAGCGGCCGCGCTGGGCGCGGCTGCCTGA